Within Sorangiineae bacterium MSr11367, the genomic segment GCCAGTCACGACCGTGTAGACCGTATCGGCACCCAGGCTCGCGGAATCGACGCAATGGGCAGCGGTGAGGATCACCGTGGGCGAAATGACCTCGCCGCTGCAGCAGTCCACCGCGCGAGGCGGTGCCGCTGCAAAGCCCACTCATCCGAAACGCATCCGTTTGGATGAGAGTGAGTGCTCACCGTCTCTTTTATGAACAAAAAATCCGTATTCCGAGATTTCATCGCGACGAGGGAGCGCAACGCACCCCCGCCCTGGCGGAGGTATGCTAGGGGCACCATGCATTCGATTTCCCGAGTTGCGGCCAGAGCCATCGTTCCCATTGCGACTCTTCTGACGGCGTGCGGTGGTGGTGAATCCGCGGCGCCGCCCCCA encodes:
- a CDS encoding trypsin-like serine protease; protein product: MGFAAAPPRAVDCCSGEVISPTVILTAAHCVDSASLGADTVYTVVTGPNADDADEASRLEVLEVHAHPQWDPENIEAGYDIGVAILA